In one window of Pseudobdellovibrionaceae bacterium DNA:
- a CDS encoding BrnT family toxin — protein MARWDFVDWLLYWILETSYFEFEWDSGNRSKNKTKHNISIDEVESVFRSGLALPLGIQISPVVSEQRLGLVGPTLNGKILQVAFTMREGRVRVISARPAHKKERNQYEEILRKIQKGV, from the coding sequence ATGGCTCGATGGGACTTTGTTGATTGGCTATTGTATTGGATATTGGAAACCTCCTATTTTGAATTTGAGTGGGACAGCGGAAATCGATCAAAAAATAAGACCAAGCATAACATATCCATTGATGAAGTTGAGTCCGTATTTCGCTCAGGACTGGCTCTTCCACTAGGCATTCAAATATCACCCGTGGTTAGCGAACAACGGCTGGGACTGGTCGGCCCGACTTTGAACGGGAAAATTTTGCAAGTCGCATTTACCATGCGAGAAGGAAGGGTTCGAGTCATTAGCGCTCGTCCCGCTCACAAAAAAGAAAGGAATCAATATGAAGAAATCCTACGCAAAATCCAAAAAGGAGTATGA
- a CDS encoding lytic transglycosylase domain-containing protein: MKMTFFKRTLNLQLALFMVINASVGLGSQLALAAVPKNPTTHQPSKPFSPVTNANPTNPARKRPIYHSVDQRPFFDLPMTYNSKVKKWILYFQGEGRRGFKVWLERSHRYMPSIQKTLQRRGLPLDLAYVAMIESGFRAKAVSPASAVGYWQFIEATANRYGLRTNWWLDERRDYRKSTHAASQYLGDLYKMFDSWYLAVAAYNMGEARLKRLIKRHQTKNFWALAKQKGFPSETRDYIPKLIAAILIAKAPKLYGFRNIQPRAPYAYEYFYVPGGTDLKILADHIGVNYKNLAQLNPELIKGFIPPITKGHKIRIPRGTNRKVASYIRKTL; the protein is encoded by the coding sequence ATGAAGATGACATTTTTTAAAAGGACCTTAAATCTGCAACTGGCGCTTTTTATGGTGATCAATGCAAGTGTCGGATTAGGGTCTCAATTGGCTTTGGCTGCGGTACCTAAAAATCCCACCACCCACCAACCATCAAAGCCGTTCAGCCCTGTGACAAATGCCAACCCCACAAACCCAGCTCGTAAACGGCCCATTTACCACTCAGTAGACCAACGCCCCTTCTTCGATTTGCCTATGACCTACAATAGTAAGGTAAAGAAGTGGATCTTGTATTTTCAAGGTGAAGGGCGACGGGGTTTTAAGGTTTGGCTCGAGCGCTCCCACCGATACATGCCTTCCATTCAAAAAACCTTACAGCGTCGTGGTCTGCCTCTGGATTTAGCCTATGTGGCCATGATCGAAAGCGGATTTCGCGCCAAAGCTGTGAGCCCCGCTTCAGCTGTGGGATATTGGCAGTTTATTGAAGCCACGGCCAATCGCTATGGCCTTCGCACTAACTGGTGGCTGGATGAACGAAGAGACTACCGAAAGAGCACGCACGCAGCTTCCCAATACCTCGGTGACCTCTATAAGATGTTCGACTCCTGGTATCTGGCCGTGGCCGCCTATAATATGGGTGAGGCTCGATTAAAGCGCTTGATTAAGCGCCATCAAACCAAAAATTTCTGGGCTCTGGCTAAACAAAAAGGCTTTCCTAGCGAAACGAGAGACTATATTCCTAAGCTCATTGCGGCCATTCTCATTGCAAAAGCACCAAAGCTCTATGGCTTTCGAAACATTCAACCGCGCGCGCCTTATGCCTATGAGTACTTTTATGTACCCGGTGGCACTGACCTAAAAATATTGGCCGACCACATCGGTGTGAACTACAAGAACCTGGCCCAACTAAACCCTGAGCTGATCAAAGGATTTATACCACCGATCACCAAGGGTCACAAAATCCGAATTCCCCGGGGCACCAATCGCAAGGTGGCCAGTTACATAAGAAAAACCCTGTAA
- the flgF gene encoding flagellar basal-body rod protein FlgF, translating to MSNKGIYTALSGAIAQSQRLDTIANNLANTSTTGFKKDDQVFYEYLTANEKGTDVIQVPKIPASIESFYHMQGGDRGYVDSAGTYTNFEQGILRPTGNPLDVALEGHGFLEVLTPNGVRMTRDGSFKVNDQGILVSKQGFPVLQSLPGVEPEQRTITANQGQITISYSGDVYAGGELAGRLAVVDFEKRDVLQKEGQGLYKVKNNFEVEPRAVEGAKVHQGFVEASNVNVVEEMTSLIQATRAFESTQQAIKAFDTMNEKLVNVVPKAN from the coding sequence ATGAGTAACAAAGGGATTTACACGGCATTAAGTGGAGCTATTGCGCAAAGTCAGCGATTGGACACGATTGCCAACAATCTCGCAAATACCAGCACCACGGGCTTTAAAAAAGACGATCAGGTCTTTTATGAATACCTCACTGCAAATGAAAAAGGCACAGATGTTATTCAAGTCCCAAAAATCCCTGCCTCTATTGAAAGTTTTTATCATATGCAGGGTGGGGATCGTGGCTATGTGGATTCTGCGGGTACCTACACCAATTTTGAACAAGGTATTTTGCGACCAACTGGAAATCCGTTGGATGTGGCGTTAGAGGGGCATGGTTTTTTAGAAGTTCTCACACCAAATGGCGTGCGAATGACTCGTGATGGGTCATTTAAAGTCAACGATCAGGGTATCCTTGTGTCGAAGCAGGGTTTCCCGGTGTTGCAAAGTCTGCCCGGTGTGGAACCAGAGCAACGAACAATCACTGCAAATCAAGGGCAGATCACAATTTCTTATTCGGGAGACGTGTATGCCGGTGGGGAGCTAGCAGGGCGACTGGCTGTAGTCGATTTTGAAAAACGAGACGTTTTACAAAAAGAAGGACAAGGACTTTACAAAGTGAAGAACAACTTTGAAGTCGAACCTCGTGCGGTTGAAGGGGCTAAGGTACATCAAGGCTTCGTTGAGGCCAGCAACGTGAACGTTGTTGAGGAGATGACCTCTTTGATTCAGGCCACAAGAGCGTTTGAGAGCACACAGCAAGCCATAAAGGCATTTGATACGATGAATGAAAAACTAGTGAACGTGGTACCGAAGGCGAACTAG
- a CDS encoding aspartate kinase yields the protein MKQVIVRKYGGAGLSRPEQIVEVAKATADLRKQGHSVVLVVSAMGKTTDQLVDLAHSVSSAPNRRELDMLLSTGERVSMALMSMALHELGCPAISFTGSQAGVFTNSSHSDAHIVDIRPVRVESALQEGKVVVIAGFQGVNPETKEITTLGRGGSDTTAVALAAHFQSPRCEIIKNVPGICSADPRYVVNPTTYLSLPAQVAAEMSFWGAKILHYRSVELAQALKVPLFVGNIHDENGGTHLTLNAAGDEDMYESGRILSVNSHSVVETFEIQSDSMNSALNEWSNFLNKHQLPHPQILASAAEPSKARVMVTAPPETLSSIRELVTGVKNISCINESLCSVTATCYGSTSSQLSDKIVQLLANHEIGVKKMTLSSMSISCFVPVEHQERAVQLIHKLIDNSENGN from the coding sequence ATGAAACAGGTGATCGTGCGAAAATACGGGGGAGCCGGCCTTTCTCGCCCTGAACAAATCGTCGAAGTGGCTAAAGCCACGGCGGACCTTCGTAAACAGGGCCATTCCGTCGTACTTGTTGTAAGCGCGATGGGAAAAACCACCGATCAACTCGTTGATTTAGCTCACAGCGTATCGTCTGCCCCCAATCGCCGCGAGCTAGATATGTTATTGTCTACAGGCGAGAGAGTCAGCATGGCTCTAATGAGCATGGCCCTTCACGAACTGGGGTGCCCTGCTATCAGCTTCACAGGAAGTCAGGCCGGCGTATTTACCAATTCTTCCCATAGTGATGCGCATATTGTGGACATAAGACCCGTTCGTGTGGAGTCCGCCCTGCAGGAAGGCAAGGTGGTGGTGATTGCGGGGTTTCAAGGGGTTAATCCAGAGACCAAAGAAATCACAACTCTAGGGCGAGGGGGCTCTGACACTACGGCGGTAGCCCTAGCTGCTCACTTTCAATCCCCACGGTGTGAAATTATTAAGAATGTGCCTGGAATCTGTTCAGCTGATCCACGCTATGTAGTAAATCCTACAACTTATTTAAGCCTTCCCGCCCAGGTAGCCGCTGAGATGAGTTTTTGGGGGGCAAAGATATTGCATTATCGTTCGGTGGAATTGGCCCAGGCTTTGAAGGTTCCCCTTTTTGTGGGCAACATACACGATGAAAATGGTGGAACCCACCTCACACTAAATGCTGCTGGAGATGAAGATATGTACGAATCGGGTCGAATTTTGTCTGTGAATTCCCATTCTGTGGTGGAAACATTTGAAATTCAGTCGGACTCAATGAATTCAGCGCTCAATGAATGGTCAAACTTTCTCAACAAACATCAGCTTCCTCACCCGCAAATACTGGCCTCTGCGGCAGAGCCCTCAAAGGCCCGAGTTATGGTGACGGCACCACCTGAAACTTTATCGTCTATTCGAGAACTCGTAACCGGTGTAAAAAATATTTCATGTATCAACGAATCCCTCTGCTCGGTAACGGCCACTTGCTACGGATCTACGTCCTCACAACTATCCGATAAAATTGTACAACTTTTGGCAAATCATGAAATTGGCGTGAAAAAAATGACCTTAAGTTCGATGAGTATCAGTTGTTTTGTTCCGGTGGAACATCAAGAGCGAGCGGTGCAACTCATCCATAAGCTGATTGATAACTCTGAAAACGGAAACTAA
- a CDS encoding helix-turn-helix transcriptional regulator — translation MTEKSRVTANSYTSDFSVIEPGLLFFEREHLRKKPSREIDVFANTWSLGIANVQPNALAVHRRGSIIRKSGWWATFIPPFSIIDWELEPGFLCWKGYLSTLPLPLDLPEQAIAFPLRGDTLPPSANSIYELVRHASEAFAINKEEQVSSVARKAKTMIDDTFSDHEVTVLDVANLLEVSHSFLARTFRRAFGLTPVSYRNKLRVFEAMRLLLESGSTVTEVSHEVGFGDMARFSKQFRSQMNAKPSAFSIDMAINGRSEDEKVS, via the coding sequence GTGACAGAGAAATCTCGAGTTACAGCCAATAGCTATACGTCTGACTTTAGTGTGATAGAGCCAGGATTGTTATTTTTTGAAAGAGAACATCTTCGCAAGAAACCGAGTCGAGAAATAGATGTATTTGCTAACACATGGTCGTTGGGTATTGCCAATGTACAGCCCAATGCCCTTGCCGTGCATCGGCGAGGATCGATCATTAGAAAAAGCGGCTGGTGGGCTACATTTATTCCGCCGTTTAGCATTATCGACTGGGAACTGGAGCCAGGGTTTTTGTGCTGGAAGGGTTACTTGTCCACTTTGCCACTGCCATTAGATTTACCGGAGCAGGCCATCGCTTTTCCTCTTCGAGGTGATACTTTGCCCCCGTCGGCCAATTCCATATATGAATTGGTCCGCCACGCAAGTGAGGCCTTTGCCATCAACAAAGAAGAGCAAGTCTCTTCTGTGGCGCGAAAGGCAAAAACGATGATTGATGACACATTCAGTGATCATGAGGTCACAGTGTTGGATGTGGCCAATCTCTTAGAAGTGTCTCATTCCTTTTTAGCCCGAACCTTCAGAAGGGCTTTTGGGTTAACGCCCGTGAGCTACAGAAATAAGCTACGGGTTTTTGAGGCCATGCGGTTACTGTTAGAGTCTGGCTCTACCGTGACCGAGGTCAGCCACGAGGTGGGCTTTGGAGATATGGCGAGATTTTCAAAGCAGTTTAGATCTCAGATGAATGCGAAGCCGTCGGCTTTTTCAATCGACATGGCAATCAACGGTCGGAGTGAAGATGAAAAAGTCAGCTAA
- a CDS encoding helix-turn-helix transcriptional regulator — protein sequence MSSETSLTVKAENYVSKFSFLDSSLIRFDRIHRFPSSITEIDVLPGLWSIAIGSPDPGQLSVSTEDGPFAIVGPHMVFIPPFSIINWDVSPGLFEFTALIGLSDLPSDVPKVPFIAIHETGLIPESTEEAIQLVRSKSERIFIRQQQSVSVVAQKMKIFIDENYHKRLSIAEIAKKLGYSHSFLSRTFKASYGLSINEYRTKLRLFDAQFLLLSKSPQVASAGFASGFSDQGRFHKQFRRLFHARPSQFRPEK from the coding sequence ATGTCTAGCGAAACTTCACTGACTGTGAAAGCTGAAAACTACGTTTCAAAGTTTTCTTTTCTTGATTCATCACTCATTCGGTTTGACCGCATTCACCGTTTTCCTTCGAGCATCACGGAGATCGACGTTTTACCTGGACTGTGGAGTATCGCCATAGGAAGCCCTGACCCTGGGCAACTCTCTGTTTCTACCGAAGATGGCCCGTTTGCGATTGTGGGCCCCCATATGGTGTTTATCCCACCCTTCAGCATTATAAATTGGGACGTATCGCCGGGACTTTTCGAGTTTACAGCCCTAATTGGACTTTCCGATTTGCCCAGCGATGTTCCGAAGGTGCCTTTCATTGCCATCCATGAGACCGGCCTGATTCCTGAGAGCACCGAAGAGGCTATTCAATTGGTTCGATCAAAATCTGAAAGAATTTTTATTCGCCAACAGCAATCAGTTTCTGTGGTGGCTCAGAAAATGAAAATTTTTATAGATGAAAATTACCACAAGCGCTTGTCCATTGCTGAAATTGCTAAAAAGTTGGGGTACTCCCATTCGTTTTTATCGCGAACTTTTAAAGCTAGCTATGGATTATCTATTAATGAGTATCGCACAAAGCTGCGATTGTTTGATGCCCAGTTTTTGTTGTTAAGCAAATCCCCGCAAGTAGCTAGTGCAGGCTTTGCCTCCGGCTTTTCGGATCAAGGGCGGTTTCACAAACAGTTTCGGCGTTTGTTTCACGCCCGACCTTCGCAATTCCGCCCCGAGAAGTAG
- a CDS encoding flagellar basal body L-ring protein FlgH: MKLLINLILALIFLSSLSGCASFGKKLKAFLSKDQAQDVEGQQVAPRPNLGTKYSDVQTFVQAPRRKYQRMTKEDFEKGSQLASEAGSLWIMEGQGSYLFSQNIIRMVGDPIAVKIEGDPKDQLESKMQVIDKLLKKLEARRAAVARQLASQRKAQVAGEVATQPQADPEPTPAPEEGGAAADKDAEFKVKFVPARITERLVDGNYRIKGSQPFLIGKKEYLAIVTGIVRPEDFSEEGISAKKLIDPRFDIVSSRGKEPES; encoded by the coding sequence ATGAAGCTATTGATAAATCTCATATTAGCACTCATATTTCTTAGCTCACTATCTGGGTGTGCGAGCTTTGGTAAGAAGTTGAAGGCTTTTTTAAGTAAAGACCAGGCTCAAGACGTTGAGGGTCAGCAAGTCGCGCCGAGACCGAACTTAGGAACAAAATACTCCGATGTTCAAACATTTGTGCAAGCCCCTCGCCGTAAATATCAGCGAATGACAAAAGAAGATTTTGAAAAAGGCTCTCAATTGGCGAGCGAGGCCGGGTCCCTTTGGATTATGGAAGGGCAAGGGTCATATCTGTTTTCTCAAAATATCATTCGCATGGTGGGAGATCCAATTGCGGTGAAGATCGAAGGTGATCCCAAAGATCAGCTTGAGTCAAAAATGCAAGTTATTGATAAGTTACTTAAAAAACTAGAGGCCCGGCGGGCCGCAGTGGCAAGACAGCTGGCTTCGCAGCGAAAAGCTCAAGTGGCTGGAGAAGTGGCCACTCAACCGCAGGCCGATCCTGAACCCACTCCCGCTCCAGAAGAGGGTGGCGCGGCAGCGGACAAAGATGCCGAGTTCAAAGTGAAGTTTGTGCCCGCCCGGATTACTGAACGACTTGTCGATGGAAACTATCGCATCAAGGGAAGTCAACCTTTCTTAATTGGCAAGAAAGAGTATCTCGCTATCGTCACCGGAATTGTCCGGCCCGAGGATTTTTCTGAGGAAGGTATCAGTGCTAAAAAGCTAATTGATCCTCGTTTTGATATCGTGAGCAGTCGTGGGAAGGAGCCGGAATCATGA
- a CDS encoding ThiF family adenylyltransferase — MNVYISLFVSALTLIYSTGSWSVTDSECRLHLTEAEEVQSYLADFSRNLGIVTPQQQLDLSRKRIAIAGVGGIGGEALETLSEMGVGGFVLADPDHFERHNKNKQSAANDKTIGRLKVDVGEEDVKARNAFTKVKTMPEGINANNIDEFLSDVDLVVDGMDVFNMATRRLVFNRAMELGIPVVTVGPLGRTVAGLSFKPGGMTYDDYFDVNDQTPEQEHLIHFLVGLAPKYLHKGQIIKDYVDYHRQQAPAYATATKVAAGHIGEMVSAILLNTHEVLPAPWSFQYDITSQRVRRVRLLFGNRGPLQRVRLALAKREWRAFIESKEPEVR; from the coding sequence ATGAACGTGTATATTTCGCTATTTGTTTCTGCATTGACGCTGATCTACTCCACCGGATCCTGGTCTGTCACCGACAGCGAATGCCGTCTACACCTCACTGAGGCCGAAGAAGTGCAGAGCTATCTCGCTGATTTTTCAAGAAACCTCGGCATCGTAACACCCCAACAACAGCTTGATCTCAGCCGCAAGAGAATTGCCATTGCCGGCGTGGGCGGAATCGGTGGTGAAGCCCTAGAAACTTTGAGTGAGATGGGTGTGGGTGGTTTTGTGCTCGCAGACCCTGACCATTTTGAGCGACATAACAAAAATAAACAATCAGCGGCTAACGACAAAACCATCGGCCGCCTCAAAGTGGATGTGGGAGAAGAAGACGTCAAGGCTCGCAATGCTTTTACCAAAGTTAAAACCATGCCCGAAGGCATTAATGCCAATAACATCGACGAGTTCTTATCTGATGTAGACCTGGTCGTCGATGGTATGGACGTGTTTAACATGGCCACTCGCCGGCTTGTATTTAACCGGGCCATGGAGCTGGGCATACCTGTGGTTACAGTGGGTCCCTTGGGCCGAACGGTGGCGGGACTGTCTTTTAAACCCGGCGGAATGACCTATGATGACTACTTCGATGTCAATGATCAAACTCCCGAACAAGAACACCTTATTCATTTTTTAGTGGGTTTGGCCCCAAAGTATTTACACAAGGGACAAATTATCAAAGACTACGTCGACTACCATCGACAACAGGCGCCGGCTTATGCGACTGCAACTAAAGTCGCCGCTGGCCACATTGGCGAGATGGTCTCTGCTATTCTGCTGAACACCCACGAAGTGCTGCCTGCGCCGTGGTCTTTTCAATATGACATTACGTCTCAAAGAGTAAGAAGAGTCCGCTTGCTCTTTGGAAACCGAGGTCCCCTACAGAGAGTTCGCCTGGCACTGGCCAAACGCGAGTGGCGCGCCTTTATTGAGTCAAAAGAACCAGAAGTGAGATGA
- the flgA gene encoding flagellar basal body P-ring formation protein FlgA, producing the protein MRCVLLFVLILVSNTGWASSGIVVRAYSKVQEVKPITLVDISDTRNISEQQRERLEKIVIGQGPKQGEQVQFSSDQIARSIRMGLPKGASMPMKIPTKIVVENRGYELTKEAITESLSQKWKADCASCRYIIHNVSLPIVGKERMGQKWRIVEPVRKPKTTFSVQVAIGSTAGDEQYFWVTGRLEVQRQVPVAVRAMPIGYQLKKEDMRFDFKDVTLATDSAPESEGQLAGMALRRAVAVGDILWHGSLVRPKALRRGQTVKVTSGSKDWQVTILGVAEQDAYVGEVVRIKNPQSKKIFLAEVLGPNEVVVK; encoded by the coding sequence TTGAGATGTGTTTTATTGTTTGTCCTTATTTTAGTTAGCAACACGGGCTGGGCCAGCTCAGGCATAGTGGTGCGAGCCTACAGCAAGGTTCAGGAAGTAAAACCAATTACATTGGTAGATATTAGCGATACCAGAAATATTTCTGAACAGCAGCGCGAAAGACTAGAGAAAATCGTCATCGGCCAAGGGCCGAAACAAGGTGAGCAAGTTCAATTTTCTAGTGACCAGATTGCGCGAAGTATTCGCATGGGCCTGCCAAAAGGGGCTTCAATGCCAATGAAAATCCCAACAAAGATTGTTGTGGAGAATCGAGGCTACGAACTCACAAAAGAGGCCATCACTGAGTCTTTAAGCCAAAAATGGAAGGCGGATTGCGCAAGCTGCCGATACATCATCCATAATGTGTCTCTTCCCATTGTTGGAAAAGAACGAATGGGTCAGAAGTGGCGGATAGTTGAGCCCGTTCGAAAACCAAAAACAACATTCAGCGTGCAAGTGGCCATCGGCTCTACCGCGGGGGATGAGCAATATTTTTGGGTGACCGGACGGCTTGAGGTTCAGAGACAGGTGCCGGTGGCCGTGCGGGCTATGCCAATAGGGTATCAGCTGAAAAAAGAAGACATGCGCTTTGATTTTAAAGATGTCACTTTGGCCACGGACTCGGCGCCTGAGTCAGAGGGGCAGCTCGCTGGCATGGCACTTCGTCGAGCTGTGGCGGTAGGTGATATCTTGTGGCACGGATCGTTGGTTCGGCCAAAAGCTTTGCGACGAGGTCAAACGGTAAAAGTAACCTCCGGGAGCAAAGATTGGCAAGTGACCATTTTGGGCGTGGCCGAGCAGGATGCCTATGTGGGTGAAGTGGTTCGAATTAAAAATCCCCAATCTAAAAAAATATTTTTAGCAGAAGTATTGGGACCAAATGAGGTTGTGGTCAAATGA
- a CDS encoding rhodanese-like domain-containing protein produces MKKLVKFLLASLAFTGMAFANQKSGKLPDYDTKLAHELVNDKGALLLDVRTQAEYNQEHLPKAQRIEVSELANKIDEVKKLTKGKMDHPIVVYCRSGARSGSAKKILEKAGFTQVSNLGSYKNWYKK; encoded by the coding sequence ATGAAAAAACTAGTGAAATTCCTATTAGCATCTTTGGCATTTACGGGTATGGCCTTTGCCAATCAAAAGTCGGGGAAGTTGCCTGATTACGACACCAAGCTGGCCCATGAGTTGGTGAACGACAAAGGAGCACTGCTTTTAGATGTACGAACGCAAGCTGAATACAACCAAGAGCATTTGCCCAAGGCCCAGCGGATTGAAGTGTCTGAGTTGGCGAACAAAATTGACGAAGTCAAAAAGTTAACAAAAGGTAAAATGGATCATCCCATAGTGGTTTATTGCCGTTCGGGAGCTCGCTCTGGAAGCGCAAAGAAGATTTTAGAGAAGGCCGGCTTCACGCAAGTAAGTAATCTAGGTAGTTACAAAAATTGGTATAAAAAATAA
- the flgG gene encoding flagellar basal-body rod protein FlgG — translation MFKSLNTAATGMKAQQTNMDTIANNLANVSTTGFKKARAEFEDLMYNTLKEPGSSTGANSISPTGVQVGHGVKLGAIQKDFGQGQSNVTRAPFDVEIQGPGFFAIEANNGQIAYTRDGAFKRGPDGRLVDRNGNLLQPEITIPPDASAVEINPNGLVQVILGVDSTPINIGQIELANFINPAGLKNIGGNLFVPTPSSGLPQQGQPGQSNYGSLAQGQLETSNVNIVDEMVNMISAQRSYETNSKVIQAADQMLQYVNGLR, via the coding sequence ATGTTTAAGTCTCTAAATACAGCTGCAACTGGAATGAAGGCGCAGCAAACCAATATGGACACCATTGCCAACAACTTGGCCAACGTATCGACCACGGGCTTTAAAAAAGCCAGGGCCGAGTTTGAAGACTTGATGTACAACACTCTCAAAGAGCCAGGGTCTTCAACCGGAGCTAACTCGATTTCACCAACAGGCGTGCAGGTGGGGCACGGAGTGAAACTTGGTGCCATTCAAAAAGATTTTGGACAGGGTCAAAGTAATGTGACCAGAGCGCCCTTCGACGTTGAAATTCAAGGCCCCGGATTTTTTGCTATCGAAGCCAACAACGGACAAATTGCATACACTCGCGATGGAGCTTTTAAACGGGGTCCAGATGGACGCTTGGTGGATCGAAACGGAAATCTTTTACAGCCAGAAATCACAATACCGCCCGATGCGTCGGCTGTAGAAATAAACCCAAACGGGTTAGTGCAGGTTATTCTGGGTGTGGACTCGACTCCGATAAACATTGGACAGATCGAGTTAGCAAATTTTATTAATCCTGCGGGATTAAAAAATATTGGTGGAAACTTGTTTGTGCCAACACCTTCGAGCGGCTTGCCGCAACAGGGACAGCCGGGACAGTCCAACTACGGAAGTCTGGCGCAGGGGCAGCTTGAGACCAGTAATGTGAATATTGTTGACGAAATGGTGAACATGATCTCTGCACAACGGTCTTACGAAACAAATTCGAAGGTCATTCAGGCGGCAGACCAAATGTTACAATACGTAAACGGTTTGAGGTAA
- a CDS encoding PilZ domain-containing protein, with protein MKKSAKRILKKARNFALHKLPKNTRHNLIRSQLNLNYDLPEDLVFKIAETEEELEGAFRLLHDTYVDMGFMQPDKSQMRVTFYHMLPNTTTLVGLYRGEVVATVSIIRDNPDGLPLETDFDIRPLRETGSVVAEISSLAVRKDFQMSKGLVLFPLLKFLWIYCRHYFAIDQIVMATNPFHSDLFEALILFTPLSDKVVENYGFANGAKAVAKVLDLRLAPMRYAAKYADEEASKNLYKFMVTPEMGGVSFDNIRLPRRWDSRIFDSVITPEILKNLFVKKTKLFQNLSWIQKRLLLSHYGHPSFIDAVPELRQIAEEFNVLETQIYRRRFAVRCIAQANLPFADEALRMDVFDVSSGGLLVKSSGALEEGRVYQLKVVVSEFSISTMTAKVVWQDRSGSYGLQVIRASKEWDQFIQHLDINGAQIPAPPNHLKLIA; from the coding sequence ATGAAAAAGTCAGCTAAGCGTATATTGAAGAAGGCCCGCAATTTTGCACTCCACAAGTTGCCGAAAAATACAAGGCACAACCTGATTCGATCACAACTGAATCTCAACTATGATCTGCCAGAAGATCTTGTGTTTAAAATAGCTGAAACGGAAGAAGAGCTCGAGGGTGCCTTTCGCCTTCTTCATGATACTTATGTAGACATGGGCTTTATGCAGCCAGATAAAAGCCAAATGCGGGTGACGTTCTACCATATGTTACCCAACACCACGACGCTTGTTGGTTTATACAGAGGTGAAGTTGTGGCCACTGTGTCGATCATTCGCGACAATCCCGACGGGTTACCTTTGGAAACAGATTTTGATATTCGCCCCCTTCGAGAGACGGGTTCTGTGGTGGCTGAAATCAGTTCTCTCGCGGTCAGAAAAGACTTTCAGATGAGTAAGGGGTTGGTGCTGTTTCCGCTGCTCAAGTTTTTGTGGATTTATTGTCGCCACTATTTCGCAATTGATCAAATTGTAATGGCAACAAACCCTTTTCACAGCGATTTATTCGAAGCTCTTATTTTGTTTACGCCTCTCTCAGATAAGGTGGTTGAAAACTACGGGTTTGCCAATGGAGCTAAAGCTGTGGCGAAGGTCCTTGACCTGCGATTGGCGCCCATGCGGTATGCCGCCAAATATGCAGATGAAGAGGCTTCAAAAAATCTCTATAAATTTATGGTCACTCCAGAGATGGGGGGAGTGAGTTTTGACAATATCAGGCTACCTCGACGCTGGGACAGTCGCATCTTTGATAGCGTGATCACGCCTGAAATTTTGAAAAATCTATTTGTGAAAAAAACAAAGCTCTTTCAAAATTTATCTTGGATTCAAAAGCGCCTCCTTCTTTCGCATTATGGACATCCTTCTTTTATAGATGCAGTGCCTGAGCTTCGACAGATTGCCGAAGAGTTTAATGTATTAGAAACGCAAATCTATCGAAGAAGATTTGCGGTTCGATGTATCGCTCAAGCCAACCTGCCCTTCGCAGATGAGGCTCTTCGCATGGATGTGTTTGATGTATCCTCTGGTGGGCTATTGGTTAAGTCCAGCGGGGCACTTGAAGAGGGACGAGTTTATCAATTAAAAGTGGTCGTATCTGAGTTTTCCATAAGCACGATGACAGCCAAGGTGGTCTGGCAAGATCGGTCAGGCAGCTATGGTCTACAGGTCATCCGCGCCAGTAAGGAATGGGATCAATTCATTCAACATTTAGATATCAACGGTGCGCAGATCCCTGCGCCGCCAAACCACCTAAAACTCATTGCCTAA